Proteins encoded by one window of Halomonas sp. Bachu 37:
- a CDS encoding HU family DNA-binding protein codes for MNKSELIEAIAASADIPKAAATRALDAMVESVTDSLKKGESVSLVGFGTFTIKERAARTGRNPQTGQPIEISAAKVPSFKAGKALKDAVN; via the coding sequence GTGAACAAGTCCGAGCTGATTGAAGCCATTGCTGCATCTGCCGATATACCCAAAGCAGCGGCTACCCGTGCGCTGGATGCCATGGTGGAATCCGTCACCGACAGCCTCAAAAAAGGCGAGAGTGTTTCACTTGTGGGCTTTGGTACTTTCACCATCAAAGAGCGCGCGGCACGTACGGGACGCAACCCGCAAACCGGACAGCCAATTGAAATAAGCGCAGCCAAAGTGCCTAGTTTCAAGGCGGGCAAGGCGTTGAAAGACGCCGTCAACTAA